One window of SAR202 cluster bacterium genomic DNA carries:
- a CDS encoding prephenate dehydrogenase/arogenate dehydrogenase family protein, translating to MDKIAIIGMGLIGTSLGLALKTVQLKDVQLVGVDLERSRANKAHKMGAIDKVEGNIPTAVQDAEIVFIATPVMAMKDVMETIAHRLKDGALVTDTGGTKRDVLQWAKEKLPSRVDFVGGHPMAGKETPGPQNATADLFQGKAYCIVPGADASQKSVRVLMDLVSSFGARPYFIDPGEHDSFVAAVSHLPFITSAALVGCTSKSPQWDDINKLASSGFRDVTRLASGDPIMHRDVCVTNRESITHWIGEMIRELERIKAVVSKENNNQELNELFEKAFVEREKWLMGAPSLVEAKMAADRPKPPGFTDMFFGEKISKKLFHGDEGKGGKERKG from the coding sequence ATGGACAAGATAGCAATTATCGGAATGGGGCTTATCGGGACATCCTTGGGGCTTGCCCTAAAGACGGTCCAGTTGAAGGATGTCCAGTTGGTAGGGGTGGATCTGGAGCGGAGCAGGGCCAACAAGGCGCACAAGATGGGCGCCATCGACAAGGTGGAAGGCAACATTCCGACCGCGGTGCAGGACGCCGAAATAGTGTTCATCGCCACACCGGTGATGGCGATGAAGGATGTGATGGAGACCATAGCGCACCGATTGAAGGATGGGGCGCTGGTTACGGATACTGGGGGCACCAAGCGGGACGTGCTGCAGTGGGCTAAAGAGAAACTTCCTTCCAGGGTGGACTTTGTAGGGGGGCATCCTATGGCGGGGAAGGAGACGCCGGGCCCCCAGAACGCTACCGCCGACTTGTTTCAGGGCAAAGCGTACTGCATAGTGCCCGGCGCCGACGCCAGCCAGAAGAGCGTGCGGGTGCTGATGGACTTGGTATCGTCCTTTGGCGCGCGGCCGTACTTTATCGACCCAGGCGAACATGACAGCTTTGTGGCGGCAGTGAGCCATCTGCCTTTTATTACATCGGCGGCGCTGGTGGGCTGCACCAGCAAGAGTCCGCAGTGGGATGACATCAACAAGCTGGCGTCCTCAGGATTTCGCGACGTGACCAGGCTGGCTTCTGGCGACCCTATCATGCACAGAGATGTATGCGTGACCAATAGGGAGAGTATTACCCACTGGATAGGGGAGATGATTCGAGAGCTGGAGCGGATTAAGGCTGTTGTCAGTAAAGAGAATAACAACCAGGAACTTAACGAACTGTTCGAGAAAGCCTTTGTGGAACGGGAGAAGTGGCTGATGGGGGCACCGTCTCTGGTAGAGGCTAAGATGGCCGCCGACAGGCCGAAGCCTCCGGGTTTTACCGATATGTTTTTCGGGGAGAAGATAAGCAAGAAGCTCTTTCACGGGGATGAAGGCAAGGGCGGCAAAGAGCGCAAAGGTTAG